A DNA window from Euwallacea fornicatus isolate EFF26 chromosome 17, ASM4011564v1, whole genome shotgun sequence contains the following coding sequences:
- the LOC136344411 gene encoding carbonic anhydrase 7-like: MDFVTSFLSDYVGVYHYLVMAGCVMGAFYLHDVFNSSSRDKNDSQKFISYGYDAHNGPSVWKNVFQEAKGQRQSPINLITAFSVMRPFERNPLRFSNEFHQFPCEMMVHNNGVNAVLYAKWKSPAQPNITGGPLEDGVYNFLNVRFRWGPIDNEGSEHMVDSQQFSVEMQMAFAKDSDSSNSRDLLDIARAKDLLMLSYFFMVTPTDNPYLEPLIQALKVLKYPMSCANVCPFPLKLLAPAFLKNYFFYEGSLTFPPCTEGVKWIVQPEPLLISSRQVSQFRKLKALNCVPVISNLRPVQMLNGREVLYYG, translated from the coding sequence ATGGACTTCGTCACATCGTTCCTTTCGGACTACGTGGGGGTCTACCACTATCTGGTAATGGCCGGCTGCGTGATGGGGGCCTTCTACCTCCACGATGTCTTCAACAGCAGCTCTCGCGACAAGAACGATTCCCAAAAGTTCATCAGTTATGGATACGATGCGCACAATGGACCTTCGGTGTGGAAGAACGTGTTCCAAGAAGCTAAAGGCCAAAGACAGTCGCCAATTAACCTGATTACCGCCTTTTCCGTAATGCGGCCCTTTGAGCGGAACCCCCTCAGGTTCTCCAACGAGTTCCATCAATTCCCTTGCGAAATGATGGTGCACAACAACGGTGTAAATGCCGTGTTGTACGCCAAATGGAAGAGTCCGGCACAACCAAACATCACTGGAGGACCCTTGGAGGACggtgtttataattttttgaacgtGAGGTTCCGATGGGGTCCCATTGACAACGAGGGATCTGAACACATGGTGGATTCCCAACAGTTCTCCGTCGAGATGCAAATGGCCTTTGCGAAAGACAGCGACAGTTCCAATAGCCGCGACCTTTTGGACATTGCTCGGGCCAAGGATTTGCTGATGCTGAGTTACTTCTTCATGGTGACTCCCACAGACAACCCATATTTGGAACCGTTAATTCAGGCTTTGAAAGTGTTGAAATATCCGATGAGCTGCGCGAACGTCTGTCCGTTCCCGTTGAAACTACTCGCTCCCgctttccttaaaaattactttttctaCGAGGGCTCCCTGACGTTTCCTCCTTGCACCGAGGGAGTGAAGTGGATCGTTCAGCCGGAACCTCTGCTCATATCGAGCAGGCAGGTGAGCCAGTTTAGGAAGCTGAAAGCTTTGAATTGCGTTCCGGTCATCAGCAATTTGCGGCCAGTGCAGATGCTCAACGGACGGGAAGTGCTGTATTATGGTTAG